One stretch of Methanococcus voltae PS DNA includes these proteins:
- a CDS encoding 50S ribosomal protein L14e: MSAIEVGRICIKTLGREAGNTCVIVEVLDANFAVIDGNVKRRRCNLKHVEPTEKTVELEKGASTEEVKLALDAAGLL; the protein is encoded by the coding sequence ATGTCAGCTATAGAAGTAGGTAGAATTTGTATTAAAACATTAGGTAGAGAAGCAGGTAACACATGTGTTATCGTGGAAGTATTAGATGCAAACTTTGCAGTAATTGACGGAAACGTTAAAAGAAGAAGATGCAACTTAAAACACGTTGAACCTACCGAAAAAACCGTTGAGTTAGAAAAAGGAGCATCAACAGAAGAAGTTAAATTAGCTTTAGATGCTGCAGGTTTATTATAA
- a CDS encoding methyl-accepting chemotaxis protein produces the protein MKKINSIVKKLSHKMLIMSMISILIPMVILSTFSINGLDNLASKSLDKSAELSLNSGSLSLDDKMKSYDKFSEYTSSTKGLKKEIMTQNISSLKSRIKFTNSMQDVELMAITDENGTIMASTAHDNDFKINNIISKFSKSPKTTAFEAVPGNIAEKISNYKVRNTNDALAIVSVAPIYYNMEALSTTDKNGKIIGYFVIMDVLNNDATYLSELQEETGSSATLTLYDSRVSTTADNKDLIGKKINSEAYNSLKTQDRYYENLVIDGNYYYCGYKALRDIDGNLVGTLGIGAHTEEILSVLDETRSQIITVIAITLLLALIMSLYAGRLITKPLNTLKDVAEKFGAGNFSARANIKTGDELEDLSNSFNLMAENIQSMGKLMEADKEKLAETIMDVSKVMKKLSEGDFTVHADESKDINGLQKSINLAIENIGELIKDLRKDIEVLDSEIESIESQLTNAEESAEQLTDAASQVANAASDQSVKLQNSTNQLMETFEGTKLVNDTIENMVKIAGSIKGNSNEGTHKVENATGTMNNIANVIDNLSKSIGELGTESKKINEVTTLIKDVADQTGLLALNASIEAARAGEAGKGFAVVASEIKDLAEEIKKSVEDINKTIKGINCKIDETIELGNTGKSQVKKGVLAIAEVNSAFEGIQNGVANSGSRMDNIYKGSQNAATNVNLALKNSQEVAAIAEEFAATAEEVTASTEELNSIIEEIRNASKELTKISGNVSKKTNEFKA, from the coding sequence ATGAAAAAAATAAACAGTATAGTGAAAAAATTAAGTCATAAAATGCTAATTATGTCTATGATATCTATCCTAATACCAATGGTAATATTGAGTACCTTTTCTATAAATGGACTAGATAATTTGGCCTCTAAGAGCCTAGATAAATCTGCAGAATTGTCTTTGAATTCCGGGAGTTTATCTCTAGATGATAAAATGAAATCCTATGATAAATTTTCAGAATATACATCAAGTACCAAAGGATTAAAAAAGGAAATAATGACACAAAATATATCTAGCCTTAAATCTAGAATTAAATTTACTAATAGCATGCAAGATGTAGAGTTAATGGCCATTACAGATGAAAATGGAACCATAATGGCATCTACGGCACATGATAACGATTTTAAAATTAACAATATAATATCTAAATTTTCCAAGTCCCCTAAAACTACAGCATTTGAGGCAGTACCTGGAAATATTGCTGAAAAAATAAGCAATTATAAGGTACGAAATACGAATGATGCTTTAGCCATAGTTTCAGTTGCACCAATATATTATAATATGGAAGCTTTAAGTACGACTGACAAAAACGGAAAAATAATAGGCTATTTTGTAATTATGGATGTTTTAAACAACGATGCAACCTATCTTTCAGAACTTCAGGAAGAAACAGGAAGTAGTGCAACTTTAACGTTATATGACTCAAGAGTATCCACTACTGCAGATAATAAAGATTTGATTGGTAAAAAAATTAATTCTGAAGCTTATAATTCATTAAAAACACAAGATAGATACTATGAAAATTTAGTAATTGATGGTAACTACTATTATTGTGGATATAAAGCTTTAAGAGACATAGATGGTAATTTAGTAGGTACTTTAGGAATTGGGGCACATACTGAAGAAATATTGTCTGTTTTGGATGAAACTAGAAGTCAAATTATAACCGTTATAGCTATAACTTTATTATTAGCGTTAATTATGTCATTATATGCCGGTAGACTTATTACAAAACCATTAAATACGTTAAAAGACGTTGCTGAAAAATTTGGAGCAGGAAACTTTTCAGCCCGTGCCAATATTAAAACAGGTGACGAATTAGAAGATTTAAGCAATTCATTCAACCTTATGGCTGAGAATATTCAATCTATGGGAAAATTAATGGAAGCGGATAAAGAAAAATTGGCAGAAACAATAATGGACGTTTCAAAAGTTATGAAAAAACTTTCAGAGGGCGATTTTACAGTTCATGCTGACGAAAGCAAAGACATTAATGGCTTGCAAAAGTCAATTAACTTAGCAATAGAAAATATTGGCGAACTAATCAAAGACTTAAGAAAAGATATTGAAGTATTAGATAGTGAAATAGAATCAATCGAAAGTCAATTGACAAATGCTGAGGAAAGTGCTGAACAATTAACTGATGCAGCCTCACAAGTAGCTAATGCAGCATCTGACCAATCTGTGAAATTACAAAATTCTACTAATCAACTCATGGAAACTTTTGAAGGCACTAAATTAGTCAATGATACAATAGAGAATATGGTTAAAATTGCTGGGTCAATAAAAGGAAATTCAAATGAAGGGACGCATAAAGTTGAAAATGCTACCGGAACTATGAATAATATTGCTAATGTTATTGATAACCTTAGTAAATCTATTGGCGAGCTAGGAACTGAAAGTAAGAAAATTAACGAAGTAACTACGTTAATCAAAGATGTTGCAGACCAGACCGGTTTATTAGCACTTAATGCAAGTATCGAAGCAGCTCGTGCAGGGGAAGCAGGAAAAGGCTTTGCAGTTGTAGCAAGTGAAATTAAAGACCTTGCCGAAGAAATTAAAAAGTCTGTGGAAGATATTAATAAAACCATCAAAGGTATTAATTGTAAAATCGATGAAACAATTGAACTTGGAAATACTGGAAAATCACAAGTTAAAAAAGGAGTTTTAGCAATTGCTGAAGTTAATTCAGCCTTTGAAGGTATACAAAATGGTGTAGCTAATTCAGGTTCAAGAATGGATAATATCTATAAAGGGTCACAGAATGCTGCCACTAATGTAAATTTAGCTTTAAAGAATTCACAAGAAGTTGCGGCTATTGCAGAAGAATTTGCAGCTACCGCTGAAGAAGTAACAGCTTCTACAGAAGAGTTAAATAGTATTATTGAAGAAATAAGAAACGCATCCAAAGAATTAACGAAAATTTCAGGTAATGTTTCTAAAAAAACTAATGAATTTAAAGCATAA
- a CDS encoding metallophosphoesterase has product MQEIANFYRDLDLNFDRNALIDSRNKTVAVSDLHIGLEEQFKRKGVLFPLHEKTVIINRIVYLLDKYQPKKFIMVGDILHHFNKIPYKTYDVMYEILKLIHNEYKDTKLILVRGNHDIMIDYVLNECLNRFNDEINEKNAELKKKIKDKGDGIYQKYPKLEDNDLYEIYEYYKVDGLLYYHGHKILNQENLNFKSDINLMIMGHEHPVLELNNHRFPSYLHIADYNKFFENNKYNKDNKDNKDNKNHNLKNILVLPSFSNIPSGVKINELFGNFLSPYLKELKSESFKEKIYPIIKEKEIMYFPNLKEIEDYLQ; this is encoded by the coding sequence ATGCAGGAAATAGCCAATTTTTACAGAGATTTAGATTTAAATTTTGATAGGAACGCTTTGATAGATTCTAGAAATAAAACTGTGGCAGTTTCTGATTTGCACATCGGATTAGAAGAACAATTTAAAAGAAAGGGTGTATTATTTCCATTGCATGAAAAAACCGTTATAATTAATAGAATTGTTTATTTATTGGATAAATATCAACCTAAAAAATTTATAATGGTTGGAGATATTTTACATCATTTTAATAAAATACCTTATAAGACTTACGATGTAATGTATGAAATATTGAAATTAATCCATAATGAATATAAAGATACAAAATTAATATTGGTTAGGGGAAATCACGATATAATGATTGATTATGTACTTAATGAATGTTTAAATCGGTTTAATGACGAAATAAATGAGAAAAATGCAGAATTGAAGAAAAAAATCAAAGATAAAGGCGACGGGATTTACCAAAAATATCCGAAGCTTGAAGATAATGATTTGTATGAAATATATGAATATTACAAAGTAGATGGCTTACTTTATTACCATGGTCATAAAATACTAAACCAAGAAAATTTAAATTTCAAGTCAGACATAAATTTAATGATTATGGGACACGAACATCCAGTTTTAGAATTAAATAATCATAGATTCCCTAGTTATTTACATATTGCAGATTATAATAAATTTTTTGAAAATAATAAATATAATAAAGATAATAAAGATAATAAAGATAATAAAAATCATAATTTAAAAAATATTTTAGTATTGCCTTCATTTTCAAATATACCTTCAGGAGTAAAAATAAATGAATTATTTGGCAATTTTTTATCGCCATATTTAAAAGAACTTAAATCTGAAAGTTTTAAAGAGAAAATTTATCCAATAATAAAAGAAAAAGAAATTATGTATTTCCCCAATTTAAAGGAAATTGAGGATTATTTACAGTAA
- the trxR gene encoding F420-dependent thioredoxin reductase, producing the protein MEIENLKDMVIIGGGPAGLVAGIYAMRGGVNAICIEKENAGGKIAEAGIVENYLGYSQIKGFELANNFAEHANSLNLPIVHEEVISVVPNAVTMHDENGNNKVSYHKVVTNNEDYVAKTVIIASGSKYKSLGINEDDYVGKGVGYCVMCDAFFFKDRHVLVIGRNTPAAMAAYNLKDIAKKITIVTDKSEIKVVEKIIMDRLEKIENLEIIYNAKPLEFKGDVKFEGIEVEMLDDNQKQIINGDGAFIMLGYTPNSEFLNDSDIELKKGFVVTNKNCETNVAGIYACGDITGGVLQVSKAVGEGVYAFSSASKYLQKFE; encoded by the coding sequence ATGGAAATTGAAAATCTTAAAGACATGGTAATTATCGGCGGAGGTCCTGCGGGACTCGTAGCAGGTATATATGCAATGCGTGGCGGAGTTAATGCAATATGTATTGAGAAAGAAAATGCGGGCGGTAAAATAGCTGAAGCAGGCATAGTTGAAAATTACCTGGGTTACTCTCAAATAAAAGGCTTTGAGCTAGCCAATAATTTTGCAGAGCACGCAAACAGCTTAAATCTACCGATTGTCCATGAAGAGGTGATTAGCGTAGTACCTAACGCAGTTACCATGCACGATGAAAATGGAAATAATAAGGTATCATACCATAAAGTAGTAACCAATAATGAAGATTATGTAGCAAAAACTGTTATAATTGCTTCAGGTAGCAAATACAAGTCTTTAGGTATAAATGAAGATGATTACGTGGGTAAAGGTGTTGGTTACTGTGTTATGTGCGATGCTTTCTTCTTTAAAGACAGGCATGTTTTGGTAATTGGCAGGAATACGCCTGCAGCTATGGCAGCGTATAATTTAAAAGATATTGCCAAAAAGATTACGATAGTAACGGATAAATCAGAAATAAAAGTCGTAGAAAAAATTATTATGGACAGACTTGAAAAAATTGAGAATTTAGAGATAATATACAACGCAAAACCTTTGGAATTTAAAGGGGATGTTAAATTTGAAGGTATAGAAGTTGAAATGCTCGATGATAATCAAAAACAAATTATAAATGGAGATGGGGCATTTATAATGCTTGGTTACACGCCAAACAGTGAATTTTTAAACGATAGCGATATAGAGCTAAAAAAAGGATTTGTGGTAACGAATAAAAACTGTGAAACAAACGTAGCTGGAATATATGCTTGTGGAGATATAACGGGAGGAGTTTTGCAAGTTTCTAAAGCAGTAGGTGAAGGAGTTTACGCCTTTTCAAGTGCTTCAAAATACTTACAAAAATTTGAATAA
- a CDS encoding uracil-xanthine permease family protein — MKKIALGFQHVLAMFGATVTVPLVVGSAIGLPLEQIAVLIQAVLLTMGIATILQTTIGSKFPIVQGSSFAFIPALIYIGSSVGLAAVEGALIVGGILEAITGAFGLIGKLKKLFTPVVTGVTIMLVGFSLASTAMKYTFNFFGDPTGASIPYAAFVALLTFFTTVIITLKSKGTLKTMPVVIGATVGYLASIALGLVDFTLVASLPFFSLPQLMPWGMPVFNADAIIIILFAFLVSIIESVGDYHAISTISEEPIDNKKINKGITSEGLSCTIAGLLGGCGTTSYSENIGLVALTKVSSVQVVQIGAIILMLFSLIPKFTGILASIPGPVLGGLTIALYGMIGLTGLKLIKDKVELNDKNTLVLASALIVGLGSPQLPAEFLAHFPKIIASILESGMAMGAITAIVLDQLFKIKN; from the coding sequence ATGAAAAAAATTGCATTGGGTTTCCAGCACGTTTTAGCGATGTTTGGAGCTACTGTTACAGTACCCTTGGTAGTAGGTAGTGCTATTGGGTTACCACTCGAACAAATAGCGGTATTAATTCAGGCCGTTCTTTTAACGATGGGTATCGCTACTATATTACAAACTACAATTGGTTCAAAGTTTCCTATTGTTCAAGGTTCAAGTTTTGCTTTTATTCCTGCTTTAATCTATATTGGCAGTAGCGTTGGATTGGCAGCTGTTGAAGGTGCTTTAATCGTTGGAGGTATCCTCGAAGCGATAACTGGTGCTTTTGGTTTAATCGGAAAATTAAAAAAATTATTTACTCCTGTTGTTACTGGCGTTACCATCATGTTGGTTGGTTTTAGTTTGGCTAGTACAGCTATGAAATACACGTTCAACTTTTTTGGAGACCCTACTGGTGCTTCCATACCATACGCTGCTTTTGTTGCATTGTTAACCTTTTTTACAACTGTTATAATCACATTAAAGTCAAAAGGAACCTTAAAAACTATGCCTGTTGTTATTGGGGCAACTGTTGGTTACCTTGCAAGTATCGCTTTAGGACTTGTAGATTTCACATTGGTTGCAAGTTTACCATTTTTCAGCCTACCACAACTTATGCCATGGGGTATGCCAGTATTTAACGCTGATGCGATAATCATCATATTATTTGCATTCCTCGTAAGTATTATTGAGAGCGTAGGGGATTATCACGCCATATCAACAATATCTGAAGAACCTATCGATAACAAGAAAATAAACAAAGGTATTACCTCAGAAGGTTTATCTTGTACAATTGCAGGTTTACTCGGTGGTTGTGGTACAACAAGTTATTCTGAAAACATAGGACTTGTGGCACTTACAAAAGTTTCAAGCGTTCAGGTTGTGCAAATTGGTGCGATAATCTTGATGTTATTCTCATTAATTCCTAAATTCACCGGTATATTGGCATCTATACCAGGACCAGTTTTAGGTGGTCTTACAATTGCTTTATATGGTATGATTGGTTTAACAGGTCTTAAATTAATCAAAGATAAGGTAGAATTAAACGATAAAAATACTTTGGTTCTTGCGAGTGCTTTAATCGTTGGTTTAGGCTCTCCTCAATTACCAGCGGAGTTTTTAGCACACTTCCCTAAAATAATAGCAAGTATATTGGAATCAGGAATGGCAATGGGTGCAATAACTGCTATAGTACTTGACCAATTGTTTAAAATTAAAAATTAA
- the upp gene encoding uracil phosphoribosyltransferase: protein MKKDTRWEGVYSFEDSPFLIETLSDLREQDTDNIAFRKGLVRLGRYMGYELTKTMDFEEVEIETPLEATIGLKGKDRKNVLIITVLRVAIPLMEGLIKTLESARVGIVSASRGPAPDFDIKMDYIKVPKLKEEDTLIICDPMIATGSTLISVMRELKSCGMPKRVVVVGVIGAPEGIDAIKKEFPETEIYVTKMDRELNKKGYILPGLGDAGDRAFGEPVKVSLLPQMHNLE from the coding sequence ATGAAAAAAGATACAAGATGGGAAGGAGTATACTCATTTGAAGACTCACCTTTTTTAATTGAAACACTTTCAGATTTAAGAGAGCAAGATACCGACAACATTGCATTTAGAAAAGGTCTTGTAAGACTTGGTAGGTACATGGGCTACGAATTAACAAAAACAATGGATTTCGAAGAAGTAGAAATCGAAACACCCCTTGAAGCTACAATTGGTTTAAAAGGAAAAGACAGGAAAAACGTATTAATCATTACAGTTTTAAGAGTTGCTATTCCATTAATGGAAGGTTTAATTAAAACATTGGAATCCGCAAGAGTAGGTATTGTTTCAGCTTCAAGAGGACCAGCTCCAGACTTTGACATTAAAATGGACTATATAAAAGTACCTAAATTAAAAGAAGAAGATACTTTGATTATCTGCGACCCTATGATTGCTACAGGTTCAACTTTAATCAGTGTTATGAGAGAACTAAAAAGCTGTGGTATGCCAAAAAGAGTTGTCGTTGTTGGTGTAATTGGTGCCCCTGAAGGTATCGACGCAATTAAAAAAGAATTCCCTGAAACAGAAATATACGTTACCAAAATGGACAGGGAATTAAACAAAAAAGGTTATATATTACCAGGTCTTGGAGATGCAGGAGACAGAGCATTTGGAGAACCGGTAAAAGTTTCCTTATTACCACAAATGCACAATCTTGAATAA
- a CDS encoding ATP-dependent helicase: MNIISKTNDQNTNSKTLEQEIREEISDKKEQNLVSKSISYSTGKYAFDIDSDEKILDLFQDGVKDWWVQKFEKYKEFNEGYFTPPQRQAIPRIHYGRNTLICSPTGSGKTLSSFMSIINELFRIEKEEGLENSVYCIYISPLKSLANDIHVNLEEPLVEIKEILKEKYGKEDIGDIRHAIRHGDTTSYQKSKMLKQTPHILNTTPESLAIILNSPKFKEKLRTVRWVVIDEIHSLADNKRGVHLSLSLERLRELTNNEFVRIGCSATVEPLDEVANYLGGYYDTETPRPVEIVDTRFVRSYDMELICPVPDLIMSTPEEISKKLYGELHKLIQEHENTLIFTNTRGGAERILYNLRRKFPEYTEENSGSHHGSLSRDKRLEIESKLKKGELKVVTTSSSLELGIDMPYVDLVIQIGSPKSVKVLLQRIGRAGHGIERIAKGRLIALDRDELVECTVMLKKAREGFIDKVQIPKKPLDVLVQQIYGIAINGIIELEQVKNIVQRSYNYHMMTEEDFKIVLNYMTASYAGMEDRNIYSKIWYDEETKKIGKSGKTARMIYYMNIGTIPDDFSCDVYVRANKDWIGKLDEQYLDRLEKGDVFALGGEHLKFVYRRGSKVYVDKTSEKPNIPNWYSERLPLSYDLGKNVLEFKKTAIEKYGNGILKEWLSELPIDNNSVESLYGLFGQQIQYKGNDSISLPNKLVIEEYNGEGYDGYKKDKKGKTENKYLYIHSNYGRKFNDGFSRAIAYKISEHFGVGVLVSVSDTGFSLEIPKKKRIEIVQIIKELTPNNVYDILKLALENTNLMKRIFRINATRSLMILRNYAGRKKSAKRQQVSADLLIHYAKKLDRFAPLEETYREIIEDSLEVEHLQEILGKIQSGHIKLEHIEVSVPTPMSFGLATLTASDAVLAEDKNNLLKLFHAQVMYKISKKGK, translated from the coding sequence ATGAATATCATCTCAAAAACAAACGACCAAAATACAAATTCAAAAACCTTGGAGCAAGAAATAAGGGAAGAAATAAGCGATAAAAAGGAACAAAATTTAGTTTCAAAAAGTATATCCTACAGCACTGGAAAATATGCTTTTGATATAGATTCTGACGAAAAAATACTCGATTTATTCCAAGATGGGGTTAAAGATTGGTGGGTGCAAAAATTCGAAAAATACAAAGAATTTAACGAAGGTTATTTCACGCCCCCTCAACGTCAAGCAATTCCTCGTATTCATTATGGGAGAAATACCCTTATTTGTAGCCCTACGGGTAGTGGTAAGACCCTAAGTAGTTTTATGAGTATCATAAACGAGCTTTTCAGAATTGAAAAAGAAGAAGGACTCGAAAATAGCGTATATTGTATATATATAAGTCCTTTGAAGAGTTTGGCAAATGATATTCACGTAAACCTTGAAGAGCCACTGGTAGAAATTAAAGAAATATTAAAGGAAAAATACGGAAAAGAAGATATTGGGGATATAAGGCACGCTATAAGGCATGGGGATACTACAAGTTACCAAAAAAGTAAAATGTTAAAGCAAACACCCCATATTTTAAATACAACTCCAGAAAGTTTAGCAATTATTTTAAACTCACCTAAGTTTAAAGAAAAATTAAGGACTGTTAGATGGGTTGTTATTGACGAAATACACTCCCTTGCAGACAATAAAAGAGGGGTACACCTTAGTTTAAGTCTTGAAAGACTAAGAGAACTTACAAATAACGAATTCGTAAGAATTGGTTGTAGTGCTACAGTTGAGCCACTTGACGAAGTTGCAAATTATTTGGGAGGTTATTATGATACAGAAACCCCTAGACCTGTTGAAATTGTAGATACAAGATTTGTACGTAGTTACGATATGGAATTAATTTGTCCAGTCCCAGATTTAATTATGAGCACGCCAGAGGAAATTTCAAAGAAATTATATGGTGAATTACATAAATTAATACAAGAACATGAAAATACACTTATATTTACAAATACTAGGGGCGGAGCAGAACGTATATTATACAATTTACGTAGGAAATTCCCGGAATATACCGAAGAAAATAGTGGCAGTCACCACGGTAGTTTATCCAGGGATAAAAGGTTAGAAATAGAATCTAAGCTTAAAAAAGGCGAATTAAAAGTAGTAACCACGAGTAGTAGTCTCGAACTTGGTATTGATATGCCATACGTGGACTTGGTTATTCAGATAGGTAGCCCAAAAAGTGTTAAAGTACTACTTCAACGTATTGGTAGGGCAGGTCACGGTATTGAGAGGATTGCTAAAGGTAGATTGATAGCTTTAGATAGGGATGAACTTGTAGAATGTACTGTCATGCTGAAAAAAGCAAGAGAAGGATTTATAGATAAGGTTCAGATACCTAAGAAGCCTTTAGATGTACTTGTTCAGCAAATATATGGAATTGCCATTAATGGGATAATTGAATTAGAACAAGTTAAAAATATTGTACAGAGAAGTTATAACTACCATATGATGACCGAAGAAGACTTTAAAATAGTTTTAAACTACATGACTGCTAGTTATGCAGGAATGGAGGATAGAAACATATATTCTAAAATTTGGTATGATGAAGAAACCAAAAAAATTGGAAAATCTGGTAAAACTGCAAGAATGATATATTACATGAATATTGGTACTATTCCAGATGATTTTAGCTGTGATGTTTATGTGAGAGCCAATAAAGATTGGATTGGTAAATTAGACGAACAATACCTTGATAGACTTGAAAAAGGTGACGTTTTCGCCTTAGGTGGGGAACATTTGAAGTTTGTATATCGTAGAGGTAGTAAAGTATACGTTGATAAAACGTCTGAAAAACCAAATATTCCTAACTGGTACTCTGAAAGACTTCCACTTAGCTATGATTTAGGTAAAAACGTTTTAGAGTTTAAAAAGACTGCAATAGAGAAATATGGCAACGGTATATTGAAAGAATGGCTTTCTGAATTACCTATTGACAATAACAGTGTAGAGAGCCTATATGGATTATTTGGTCAACAAATTCAATATAAAGGTAATGATAGTATTAGCTTACCAAATAAGCTTGTTATAGAAGAGTATAACGGCGAAGGATACGACGGTTACAAGAAAGATAAAAAAGGAAAAACTGAAAATAAGTATCTTTACATTCACAGTAATTATGGAAGAAAATTCAACGATGGATTCAGTAGAGCCATAGCTTATAAAATTAGTGAGCATTTCGGCGTTGGTGTGCTAGTTAGCGTTTCAGATACTGGTTTTTCATTGGAAATACCTAAGAAAAAACGTATTGAAATAGTTCAAATTATCAAAGAGCTAACTCCAAATAACGTATACGACATTTTAAAGCTTGCTCTTGAAAATACAAATCTTATGAAGAGAATTTTTAGAATAAACGCTACAAGAAGCTTAATGATACTTAGAAACTACGCTGGACGTAAAAAATCCGCTAAAAGACAGCAAGTCAGTGCTGATTTGTTGATACATTACGCTAAAAAGTTAGACAGATTTGCACCTCTAGAAGAGACTTACCGTGAAATTATCGAAGATAGTTTGGAAGTTGAGCATTTGCAAGAAATTTTGGGCAAGATACAATCTGGACATATTAAATTAGAACATATTGAAGTATCAGTGCCAACTCCTATGAGTTTTGGGCTTGCTACACTTACAGCGAGTGATGCCGTACTTGCAGAGGATAAAAATAACTTATTAAAATTATTCCACGCTCAAGTAATGTATAAAATTTCAAAAAAGGGCAAATAA